A segment of the Planctomycetia bacterium genome:
ACCAAAGACGACGGCGGCGAAGACGAGAGGTTGCAGCGCGGTGCGCAAAGACTTCATGCAAACAGACTCCGACGTTTCGCAAGCGCGCGAAACGAATTGGCGGGGCAGGGGCGGCAAACCGACGTGACTTTCAAGCGCGGACTAGAACAACTCTTTGATCTCGGTCTTGCCCGAGTCGACCAAGGAGAAGGGGCGACCTTGAGGACCGGGCAAATGCGATTCGAGATCGAAGCCGAGCGAATGGAAGATCGTGCCGACGACTTCGCCCGAATCGACCGGGCGCTCTGCCGGAACGCCGCCGATCTGATCGCTGCGACCGACGACGCGGCCTCCTTGGATACCGCCGCCGGCGAACTTAACGGTCCAGCACTGCGGCCAATGGTCGCGACCGCCGGCGGGGTTGATGCGCGGCGTTCGCCCGAACTCAGCGAGGTTGCAGACGAGCGTGTCGTCGAGCATCCCGCGCTGTACGAGGTCTTCGAGCAAAGCGCTGTAGCCTTGATCATAAGCCGGGGCGACGATGTCGCGCATTCCTTCAATCGACGTAAAAGGCTTCGAGCCGTGGATGTCCCAAGTGATTTCATCGAACACGGTGATGAAGGTGTTCACGGTGACGAAGCGCACTCCGGCCTCGATGAGTCGGCGGGCCAGCAAACAACTTTGGCCGAAGCGGTTCAGGCCGTACCGCTCGCGAACTTTTTGCGGCTCTTTCGAGAGATCGAAAGCATCGCGGGCTTGCGTGCTCGTCATCAATCGGAATGCGGACTCGAAGCTGCTATCGAGGAGTTGAGCGTCGGCCGTGGCTTCGAAATTCTTCACCGTGTCGTCGACGATCGAGCGCAAGCGACGGCGACGATCAAGCCGTGCCGTACCGATCTCGGTCGGCGGGAGCATGTCGGGAACTTTGAAGTTCGGTTGCGAAGGATCGGCCATCAGCGCAAACGGATCGTGCGCCTTACCGAGGAAGCCTGCGTCTTGTCCATGCGGTAAGTTGCCGCCGGTGCGACCCATAGGCTCGGGAAGGATGACGTGCGCCGGCAAGTCGGTACGCCGGCCCATCAAGTAACTGGTCACGCAACCGGCATGCGGTGTGTTGATACCGCCGGTGAAGAGGCGGCCGGTCTGCATCATCTGGTGACCGGTGTCGTGTACGGCGGCGGCCGTGTGATAGCACGATCGGACAAGAGAAAACTTATCCGCGTGCTTCGCCATCAGCGGAAAGATTTCCGAAATCTGAATGTCGGGCGAGTTCGTGGCGATCGGCTTGAAAGGGCCGCGGATTTCGCTGGGAGCGTCCGGCTTCATGTCCCAAGTATCGACTTGGCTCGGGGCACCGAGATTGAAGATCATGATGACGGAGCGTTTGTCGTTGCCCGGCTTCGCGGCGGCAACGGCTTTCGCGCGGGCTTCGGCCGCGGCAAGATCGGCCAGCGTAAGGCCGATGGCGCCGAGCGAGCCGGCTTGGAGAAAGTCGCGCCGCGTGACGCCGCTGCAAGTACGAGTGGATCCGTCGCCCGTGATGCGCAACATGCAGAGAACTCCCAAGAAAGCAGAGGCGTTTCGAGACGGTTCGGCGGCAGATTCAGGAATGGAGCAGGGCGAGGCGTGACAGCAAAAACACGCCTCTTCAAAACCCAACTTTGCGGTGGTATGGCAGCCTATCAAGACTAGCGTCGATTATCGATCCGAGCGAGGGAAAAGTCAAACCAGTTTGAAACCGAACTGATATGATATAGATGTCGATTTTCAGCGAAATCGACCTGTCTACGAATGACTTTTCCCTTCCCGTCTCGGAAACGCGGCTCCTAAGCAAATGTCTTTGCGACGCACCGAAAAAGTCGATCAAGTGCGACAACAGCTGATCGATCGAATTCATAACGGATTCTTCCGCGCAGGGGATCGATTTCTCTCGAATCGCGAGACGGCCGATCAGTTCGGCATCAGTTATCAAACGGCACATCGATTGATCGTCGAACTTTGCGGCGAAGGGATGCTCGAACGGAGACCGAAGTCGGGCACGTACGTTCCCGGAGACAAGACGAAACTCGTCGGCGTGCAATTATTGTTTCATCCACGCGCTGCGCAGGCTGGGAGCTTCGGCTCGAAGTTGCTGACGCTTCTGCAACGGAAGCTCGAAGCGGAAGGGATCGATATGACCTGCGATCTCTATGCGAAGAAACCGAAGCCCGCAACCAACCGATTGCCGATCATTTGGGAAATGACGGAAATGACGGCTGCCTGCACGGCGCGGCAAGTGCCCGCCATACTGATTAACCAGCGTGCGGCCTCGGGCTTGGAGTCGCTGTATGTCGATAGCGTGTCGACCGATGACTTCTCCGGGGGCGTGTGCGCGGCGCAAGTGCTCGGCGAACGGGTGAAAAAGAAGCGTGGGTTCACGGCCGTATCAGGACCGGAGGGAGACTCGCGCAGCAACTTACGCTTGCAAGGTTTCTTGAGCGTGTTGCCGGCTAACGTCGTTTGTGCGGGGAACTGGTTTTTCGATCAAGGCTACGCCGCTGCCGAACAAATTTTGAAAAGCGCGAAGGCCGGGATCTTTTGCGTGAACGACCAGCTCGCGTCGGGCGTGCTGCAATGGTGCGTCGATCATAGTCGGAGTTGCCCACCGATCGTCGGCTTCGACGACGCCCCCGTCGCCGAAAAATGGAACCTCACGACCATCAGCTTGCCGTGGGAAGAGATGCTCGACGGGGTTGTGAGGATCGCGAAGCTCCGGCTGACCAGCGACCGCTCGGCGAGCTCGCACCAGATGTTTCACCCGCGGCCGATACTAAGACGGCTGGACCGACGAGAGCCGAACGCGGAGCAGACTGACGGCGCGTAATTGCATGGCGTCGGGGCGGTGGCATGAAACGAAAAAACCCTTCGCCGCTCGAAAGCGACGAAGGGTTCGTGGATCGATTGCCATGCCGCACCGGCTGGCAGCGGTCTGCCTACGGTAATCGGCACGAATGGCTTCGACTAGCTAGCCGAGGTCAACGAGCTGGAGACCTTCGAGAAGGTAGCGTTGGCGTTGGTGCCGAGCGATTGAATCGTCGTCAAGCAGACCACCACGATCAAAGCCAACATCACCGCGTATTCCACGGCCGTCGGGCCGTCTTCCGACTTCAAAAACTTCTGGATCTTCAAGGCGAATGTCTTCATGATTGCGTCTCCGCGAAAAAAGCTTTTAACGCCGG
Coding sequences within it:
- a CDS encoding DUF1501 domain-containing protein; the encoded protein is MLRITGDGSTRTCSGVTRRDFLQAGSLGAIGLTLADLAAAEARAKAVAAAKPGNDKRSVIMIFNLGAPSQVDTWDMKPDAPSEIRGPFKPIATNSPDIQISEIFPLMAKHADKFSLVRSCYHTAAAVHDTGHQMMQTGRLFTGGINTPHAGCVTSYLMGRRTDLPAHVILPEPMGRTGGNLPHGQDAGFLGKAHDPFALMADPSQPNFKVPDMLPPTEIGTARLDRRRRLRSIVDDTVKNFEATADAQLLDSSFESAFRLMTSTQARDAFDLSKEPQKVRERYGLNRFGQSCLLARRLIEAGVRFVTVNTFITVFDEITWDIHGSKPFTSIEGMRDIVAPAYDQGYSALLEDLVQRGMLDDTLVCNLAEFGRTPRINPAGGRDHWPQCWTVKFAGGGIQGGRVVGRSDQIGGVPAERPVDSGEVVGTIFHSLGFDLESHLPGPQGRPFSLVDSGKTEIKELF
- a CDS encoding substrate-binding domain-containing protein encodes the protein MSLRRTEKVDQVRQQLIDRIHNGFFRAGDRFLSNRETADQFGISYQTAHRLIVELCGEGMLERRPKSGTYVPGDKTKLVGVQLLFHPRAAQAGSFGSKLLTLLQRKLEAEGIDMTCDLYAKKPKPATNRLPIIWEMTEMTAACTARQVPAILINQRAASGLESLYVDSVSTDDFSGGVCAAQVLGERVKKKRGFTAVSGPEGDSRSNLRLQGFLSVLPANVVCAGNWFFDQGYAAAEQILKSAKAGIFCVNDQLASGVLQWCVDHSRSCPPIVGFDDAPVAEKWNLTTISLPWEEMLDGVVRIAKLRLTSDRSASSHQMFHPRPILRRLDRREPNAEQTDGA
- a CDS encoding Flp family type IVb pilin, with translation MKTFALKIQKFLKSEDGPTAVEYAVMLALIVVVCLTTIQSLGTNANATFSKVSSSLTSAS